From Phycisphaerae bacterium, one genomic window encodes:
- a CDS encoding phosphatase PAP2 family protein, with translation MSLVRSRPAAWLALIGLSFSAANGCAPFFSWLPGFQDPEQAGWIVRWNRLAIDASGLDHTPVAAGESRTFGHHLGPTKSSRAMAIVHIAMFEAVNAIRGGFQSYVGATPAPDASLKAAIAQAAHDTLTALYPSHNPTFDNALAEDLATIPDDASKQAGIAVGQQAAALILAMRTGDRSEVDDPYVFSDQPGKWRVDPINPTQQPLGDEWAKVAPFALTRADQFRSPPPPAIDSPEYAEAYNEAKEFGGDAIVTATSRTAEQTQIGLYWAYDGTPSLCAPPRLYNQIAVQLATERGLGVVDLARLLALANVAMADAGIGVWESKYYYNYWRPVTAIREADLGSGPTGLGDNNPETFGDPAYVPLCAPASNLTAKNFTPPFPAYPSGHAGFGGALFETLRDFFGTDDIAFTFVSDEFNGETVDNEGNVRPLVPRSFNSLSQAEEENGQSRIYLGIHWRFDKTEGIALGNRVADFVSANLFQPVP, from the coding sequence ATGTCCTTGGTTCGCTCGCGGCCGGCCGCGTGGCTCGCCTTGATCGGATTGTCCTTTAGCGCCGCCAACGGTTGCGCGCCTTTTTTCTCCTGGCTCCCCGGTTTTCAAGACCCCGAACAGGCTGGCTGGATCGTCCGCTGGAATCGCCTCGCCATCGACGCCAGCGGTCTCGACCACACGCCCGTCGCAGCCGGTGAAAGCCGCACCTTCGGCCATCACCTCGGCCCCACGAAATCCAGCCGCGCCATGGCCATCGTCCACATCGCCATGTTTGAAGCCGTTAACGCCATCCGCGGCGGCTTTCAAAGTTATGTCGGGGCCACGCCGGCCCCGGATGCGTCGCTGAAGGCCGCCATCGCCCAGGCCGCGCACGACACGCTTACGGCCCTCTATCCCTCGCACAATCCGACCTTCGACAACGCCCTCGCCGAAGACCTTGCCACGATCCCGGATGATGCCTCCAAACAAGCCGGCATCGCCGTCGGTCAGCAAGCCGCCGCCCTCATACTCGCCATGCGCACGGGCGACCGCTCGGAGGTCGACGACCCCTATGTCTTCAGTGATCAACCCGGCAAGTGGCGCGTCGATCCGATCAACCCCACACAGCAACCCCTCGGCGACGAATGGGCCAAGGTAGCCCCCTTCGCTCTTACCCGCGCCGACCAATTTCGCAGCCCTCCACCCCCGGCCATCGACTCCCCCGAATACGCCGAAGCCTATAACGAGGCTAAGGAATTCGGCGGCGATGCCATCGTGACCGCCACCAGCCGGACCGCCGAGCAAACGCAGATCGGCCTCTACTGGGCCTACGACGGGACCCCCAGCCTCTGCGCCCCGCCCCGCCTCTACAACCAGATCGCCGTCCAGCTCGCTACCGAGCGCGGTCTCGGCGTCGTCGACCTGGCCCGCCTCCTGGCGCTCGCCAACGTCGCCATGGCCGACGCCGGCATCGGTGTCTGGGAATCCAAGTACTACTACAACTACTGGCGTCCGGTCACGGCCATTCGCGAAGCCGACCTCGGCTCCGGCCCCACCGGTCTCGGCGACAACAACCCCGAGACTTTCGGCGATCCCGCCTATGTCCCACTCTGCGCCCCGGCCAGCAATCTCACCGCAAAGAACTTTACCCCGCCCTTCCCGGCCTACCCGTCCGGTCACGCCGGCTTCGGCGGCGCGCTCTTTGAGACGCTGCGAGATTTCTTCGGCACGGACGACATCGCCTTCACCTTCGTCTCCGATGAATTCAATGGCGAAACGGTCGACAACGAGGGAAATGTCCGACCGCTCGTGCCGCGCTCGTTTAATTCGCTTTCGCAGGCCGAAGAGGAAAACGGCCAAAGCCGCATCTACCTGGGCATTCACTGGCGGTTCGACAAGACCGAAGGCATCGCCCTCGGCAACCGCGTCGCCGATTTCGTCTCCGCAAATCTCTTCCAGCCCGTGCCTTGA
- the amrB gene encoding AmmeMemoRadiSam system protein B — translation MMIREPAVAGMFYPREPDRCRADLGECLRRAEQTPVTAIERIEKPLGGAVPHAGWICSGAVAAHVIEEIAKRHRPAVVVVFGAIHVTHGPRATVFPSGAWETPLGLAHVDGRLVERLCGQTNLLEPDAHAHEREHSIEVEVPFLQHLLPDSLIVPIMVPATDRAAALGAAVGRACKNFGVDAVFLASTDLTHYGPNYGFVPHGVGPEGLRWAKEVNDRRMIDLILAMREEDAVREAGSNLNACGSGAVAATLAACKAMGARRATLLEHTTSHEVLTRKGHRDEARDAVGYAGILIE, via the coding sequence ATGATGATCCGCGAGCCAGCCGTTGCCGGGATGTTTTACCCGCGAGAGCCGGATCGGTGCCGGGCCGATCTGGGGGAGTGTCTGCGAAGGGCCGAGCAGACACCCGTGACCGCGATCGAGAGGATCGAAAAGCCCCTCGGCGGGGCCGTGCCCCATGCGGGATGGATATGCAGCGGGGCGGTGGCGGCGCATGTCATTGAAGAGATCGCCAAGCGGCACCGACCGGCGGTGGTCGTGGTGTTCGGGGCGATTCATGTGACGCACGGTCCGCGGGCGACGGTGTTTCCGTCGGGGGCGTGGGAGACGCCGCTGGGGCTGGCGCATGTGGACGGGCGGCTGGTCGAGCGGCTGTGCGGACAGACGAATCTGCTGGAACCGGATGCGCATGCTCACGAGCGCGAGCACAGCATTGAGGTGGAGGTGCCGTTCCTTCAGCACCTGCTACCGGACTCGCTAATCGTGCCGATCATGGTGCCGGCGACGGATCGGGCGGCGGCGCTGGGCGCGGCGGTCGGGCGGGCGTGCAAGAACTTTGGCGTCGATGCGGTGTTTCTGGCGTCGACAGATTTGACGCACTACGGGCCGAATTATGGATTTGTGCCGCACGGGGTCGGACCGGAGGGATTGAGGTGGGCGAAGGAGGTCAATGATCGGCGGATGATCGACTTGATCCTGGCGATGCGGGAAGAGGATGCCGTGCGCGAGGCGGGATCAAATTTGAATGCATGCGGATCGGGGGCCGTGGCGGCGACGCTGGCGGCGTGCAAGGCGATGGGCGCGCGGCGGGCGACGCTTTTGGAGCACACGACGAGCCATGAGGTGCTCACACGGAAGGGCCATCGCGATGAGGCGCGCGATGCGGTGGGGTATGCGGGGATATTGATTGAGTGA
- a CDS encoding DUF4139 domain-containing protein, with product MKTRIWATLTAIVCANSNPAVLFAADDDGPAVTVYSSADPAGFDPQQFIAQQKMGGNPNFAWQVPGFGVVKELRKLKLNPGKNDLRFTDVAQFIDPTTVSFVDLTHPEGTAVLEQNFEFDLVSPEKIMEKYLDREISVILTRGDNAETVTGKLLSAVQGQLVLSTPEGVRIVASHGQQVKLGELPGGLITKPTLVWKVQAEKGGEHEIRTTYQTSGITWRSDYNMILNESDTKADVGAWVTMMNLSGAAYKNARLKLIAGDVQRIQPRPDGYLARAKGRAMEMAMAAEAPGFEEKAFFEYHLYTLPRRTDILANTTQQITLFPTARDVTVEKVMVYYGLPEAAHWFFTGSPGVDRNLGNQSNPKVDVYVRFKNNKESHMGMPLPKGKVRVYKKDDADGTLEFVGEDLIDHTPKDEKVLIKLGQAFDVVGERTQTNFTMDTNRKTMTDSYKITVRNHKKDAQKVIIRENLFRWTTWEITEKSQDFEKIDARTIHFEVTVPPDGEKTVTYTVRYTW from the coding sequence ATGAAAACGCGAATCTGGGCAACATTGACCGCGATTGTGTGCGCAAACTCGAACCCCGCCGTCCTCTTTGCTGCCGACGACGACGGTCCCGCCGTCACCGTCTATTCCTCCGCCGATCCCGCCGGTTTCGACCCGCAGCAATTCATCGCCCAGCAGAAAATGGGCGGCAACCCCAACTTCGCCTGGCAGGTCCCCGGCTTCGGCGTCGTCAAGGAACTCCGCAAGCTCAAGCTCAACCCCGGCAAGAACGACCTTCGCTTCACCGACGTCGCCCAGTTCATCGACCCCACGACCGTCAGCTTTGTCGACCTGACCCATCCCGAGGGCACCGCCGTTCTCGAACAGAACTTCGAGTTCGACCTCGTCAGCCCCGAAAAGATCATGGAAAAGTATCTCGACCGCGAGATCTCTGTCATCCTCACCCGCGGCGACAACGCCGAGACCGTCACCGGCAAGCTGCTCTCCGCCGTGCAGGGCCAACTCGTCCTTTCCACGCCCGAAGGCGTTCGCATCGTCGCCAGCCACGGTCAGCAGGTAAAACTCGGCGAACTCCCCGGCGGTCTCATCACCAAGCCGACCCTCGTCTGGAAGGTGCAGGCGGAAAAGGGCGGCGAGCACGAAATCCGCACGACCTACCAGACCAGCGGCATCACCTGGCGCAGCGACTACAACATGATCCTCAACGAATCCGACACCAAGGCCGACGTCGGCGCGTGGGTCACCATGATGAACCTCTCCGGCGCCGCCTACAAAAACGCCCGCCTTAAGCTCATCGCCGGCGACGTGCAGCGGATTCAGCCGCGTCCGGACGGATACCTCGCAAGGGCCAAGGGCCGCGCGATGGAAATGGCCATGGCCGCCGAAGCCCCCGGCTTCGAGGAAAAGGCCTTCTTCGAGTACCACCTCTACACCCTCCCGCGCCGCACCGACATCCTCGCCAACACCACCCAGCAGATCACCCTCTTCCCCACCGCCCGCGACGTCACGGTCGAGAAGGTGATGGTCTACTACGGTCTGCCCGAGGCGGCGCACTGGTTCTTCACCGGCTCCCCCGGCGTCGACCGCAACCTCGGCAACCAGTCCAACCCGAAGGTGGACGTCTACGTCCGCTTCAAGAACAACAAGGAAAGCCACATGGGCATGCCGCTGCCCAAGGGCAAGGTCCGCGTCTACAAGAAAGATGATGCCGACGGCACCCTCGAATTCGTCGGCGAAGACCTGATCGACCACACCCCCAAGGACGAAAAGGTCCTCATCAAGCTCGGTCAGGCCTTCGACGTCGTCGGCGAGCGCACCCAGACGAACTTCACGATGGACACCAACCGCAAGACCATGACGGACAGCTACAAGATCACCGTCCGCAACCACAAGAAGGACGCGCAGAAAGTCATCATCCGCGAAAACCTCTTCCGCTGGACGACCTGGGAGATCACGGAGAAGAGCCAGGACTTCGAAAAAATCGACGCTCGCACGATCCACTTCGAAGTGACGGTCCCGCCCGACGGCGAGAAGACCGTGACCTACACGGTTCGCTATACGTGGTGA
- a CDS encoding COR domain-containing protein, with translation MELVELEALERLWLQGNQLAEVPKELGELKELKELRLHNNQLTTVPKELGQLKSLTELRLHNNQLTSVPKELGELKALKELFLQNNELAAVPKELGELKALTELRLQNNQLIAVPKELGGLKSLTQLFLQNNELTAVPKELGELKALTELFLNTNKLTEVPKELGELKALSRLFLFGNQLTEVPKELGKLRALKELWLQNNQLAQVPKELGESKALTALFLHGNRALGLPPEVLGPTWDECIPYNRHGKSPAKPAEILAYYSRLQQVDQADNDRADTARRLNECKLLLVGQGGVGKTSLVNRLIRDQFSETEEKTEGIGREPWSMASPHHSEQITLNIWDFGGQEIMHATHQFFLTKRSIYLVVLDARKGENEGNIHYWLGIIRAFGDDSPVIVVTNKCDPPNDLNLNETRLRLDYPNIKSFVKTSCLTQRGIQELQVLIQKHVWEMEHVFNKLPPGWAEVKQELADAAAKRNYVDQEDYCAIADRHGIKEPLQRSLLLRLLHDLGTVLNYNDEDDRFHLNDTHILDPQWVTRGVYRLLNENELFQSHGVLRLCDVKKYLRDADGYHTTGRDFIIGMMKKFQLCFDHPINGEPGVLIPELLLKDEPNLPWGAAGTLAFEYHYDVLPAGVIPRFIVLSHSKHARGGACWRSGVVLEDEGCRVLVRGDTKAGKVFIHVQPTSSKAVGNRRLALKTVRNCFDQIHQNLVARAMVPLTDDPKAEPIKYEYLCQLEREEGSGYSWKPDGASRKYTVRELLDGIETPEEQVERRQQRELFGSTKMSEPRHKPRKSIAPPASPAKPSFVTLSIVAVVAIVILLAALTVAWRYIGSVWAFGLVATVAVLMVVLAFSFIAVISGEIKGTAFERIAIAVLEKLPLIRNFLPKQEQFPKK, from the coding sequence ATGGAACTGGTGGAGCTAGAGGCGCTCGAGCGGCTGTGGCTCCAGGGCAACCAACTCGCCGAGGTGCCGAAAGAACTGGGGGAGTTGAAAGAACTCAAGGAGCTGCGCCTCCACAACAACCAACTCACCACGGTGCCGAAGGAGCTGGGGCAGTTGAAATCACTCACGGAGCTGCGCCTCCACAACAACCAACTCACCTCGGTGCCGAAGGAACTGGGGGAGTTGAAAGCACTCAAGGAACTGTTCCTCCAAAACAACGAACTCGCCGCGGTGCCGAAGGAACTGGGAGAGTTGAAGGCGCTCACGGAACTGCGCCTCCAAAACAACCAACTCATCGCCGTGCCCAAGGAACTGGGAGGGCTGAAGTCACTCACGCAACTGTTCCTCCAAAACAACGAACTTACCGCGGTGCCCAAGGAACTGGGGGAGTTGAAGGCGCTCACGGAACTGTTTCTCAATACAAACAAGCTCACAGAAGTGCCAAAGGAATTGGGAGAGTTGAAGGCACTCTCGCGACTGTTCCTATTCGGCAACCAACTCACCGAGGTCCCGAAGGAACTGGGTAAGCTGAGGGCACTCAAAGAGCTGTGGCTCCAAAACAACCAACTCGCCCAGGTGCCGAAGGAACTAGGAGAGTCGAAGGCACTTACGGCGCTTTTTCTGCATGGCAATCGCGCACTCGGGCTTCCGCCCGAAGTGCTCGGCCCTACATGGGACGAGTGCATTCCATACAATCGCCACGGGAAAAGCCCCGCTAAGCCAGCAGAAATCCTTGCGTATTACTCCAGGCTCCAGCAAGTAGACCAAGCAGATAACGACCGAGCGGATACCGCCCGGCGTCTCAACGAGTGCAAACTCCTCCTCGTTGGCCAGGGGGGAGTCGGCAAGACTTCGCTTGTCAACCGCCTCATACGCGATCAATTCAGCGAAACGGAAGAGAAGACCGAAGGGATTGGGCGCGAACCGTGGTCTATGGCGAGCCCGCACCACAGTGAGCAAATCACGCTAAACATTTGGGATTTCGGCGGGCAGGAGATCATGCACGCCACTCACCAGTTTTTCCTCACTAAGCGCAGCATCTATCTCGTCGTCCTCGATGCACGCAAAGGAGAAAACGAAGGGAACATTCACTATTGGCTGGGGATCATCCGAGCCTTTGGCGACGACTCGCCTGTCATCGTCGTGACTAACAAGTGCGATCCTCCCAATGACTTGAACCTCAATGAGACCCGCCTGCGACTAGACTACCCGAACATCAAGTCGTTCGTTAAGACTTCGTGCCTAACTCAACGCGGGATCCAGGAACTGCAAGTACTGATCCAGAAGCACGTGTGGGAAATGGAGCACGTGTTCAACAAGCTGCCGCCGGGATGGGCAGAAGTGAAGCAAGAACTTGCTGACGCCGCAGCAAAGAGGAATTACGTCGACCAGGAGGACTACTGCGCGATAGCGGACCGCCACGGGATCAAAGAACCATTGCAGAGATCGCTCCTGCTGCGGCTGTTGCACGACCTAGGCACCGTCTTGAACTACAACGATGAGGACGACCGCTTTCACCTTAACGATACTCATATTCTGGATCCTCAGTGGGTCACGCGCGGCGTGTACCGGCTACTAAACGAGAACGAATTGTTTCAGTCGCACGGCGTGCTCAGGCTCTGCGACGTCAAAAAATATCTGCGTGACGCCGACGGGTACCACACGACCGGACGCGACTTCATCATCGGCATGATGAAGAAGTTTCAGTTGTGCTTTGACCACCCCATCAACGGCGAGCCCGGAGTGCTGATTCCCGAACTACTGCTGAAGGACGAGCCGAATCTGCCGTGGGGAGCGGCTGGAACACTGGCGTTCGAATACCACTATGACGTACTCCCCGCAGGAGTGATTCCGCGCTTCATCGTGTTGAGCCATTCGAAGCACGCGAGGGGTGGGGCGTGCTGGCGCAGTGGCGTTGTGTTGGAGGACGAAGGGTGCCGTGTGTTGGTACGCGGCGACACGAAGGCCGGTAAGGTGTTCATCCATGTTCAGCCGACTTCTTCAAAAGCCGTTGGGAACCGGCGGCTGGCACTGAAAACGGTCCGTAACTGTTTCGACCAGATCCACCAAAACCTTGTAGCGCGGGCAATGGTTCCGCTGACGGATGACCCCAAGGCCGAGCCGATCAAGTACGAGTACCTGTGCCAACTGGAGCGGGAAGAAGGGTCGGGGTATTCGTGGAAACCCGACGGAGCGAGCAGGAAGTACACCGTGCGGGAGTTGCTGGACGGAATTGAGACGCCGGAGGAACAAGTGGAGCGGCGTCAACAAAGAGAGCTATTTGGGAGCACCAAAATGTCTGAGCCGAGGCACAAGCCTAGAAAATCCATTGCACCTCCTGCCTCTCCCGCCAAGCCGAGTTTTGTCACGCTTAGCATCGTGGCCGTGGTTGCTATTGTGATACTCCTTGCGGCGCTGACGGTCGCGTGGCGATACATCGGCAGCGTATGGGCGTTCGGACTAGTCGCCACCGTCGCGGTATTGATGGTCGTACTGGCTTTCAGTTTCATCGCCGTTATCAGTGGCGAGATCAAGGGCACTGCGTTCGAGCGAATAGCGATCGCGGTACTCGAGAAGTTACCGCTAATCCGGAACTTTTTGCCGAAGCAGGAACAATTCCCGAAAAAGTAA
- a CDS encoding tetratricopeptide repeat protein has translation MPSSPIRTNSGRALLFVGVLLFAAYLPTTWAGYVWDDDDYLTANENLRSLHGLKRIWTEPASSAQYYPLVFTSFWLEYRFWGLNATGYHVVNVVLHGFAAWLLWRILLRLKVPLAGWAAAIFALHPVHVESVAWITERKNVLSGVFYLAALGCYLRFALTDAGGGTGRARWYALAIVLFCGALLSKSVTATLPVVLILLIWWKRGRIGRRDLAATLPLFALGAAAGLVTIWMERHHVGTKYIDWDLSLADRFLVAGRAVWFYLGKLAWPAELMFMYPRWLIPGAPNWHFIAPAGVVALGGAAWVLRHRIGKGPLLALAFFVVTLLPALGFIDVYPMRFSFVADHFQYLASIGPIVLAASAASGLHFGSARFAKLAGGGVLVILAALTFQHALVFFDEPTLWADTIRKNPRAWGAHVNLGVVWERQGRYAEALEHFEKADALSPNQPVILTNLGAVLFRLGRTDEALSRYHAAIAQRPDFWFAHYSLGTVQRAMNRKEEAAASFRRALDLKPNSAQAAYDLGALAEEAGRIEEAIGYFERSLAIEADLSWAHYHLAVLYERRGERAKAADHVRRFLEAQPGHAEARALLGRLEVAR, from the coding sequence TTGCCCAGCTCTCCGATACGAACTAATTCCGGCCGGGCCCTGCTCTTCGTCGGCGTCCTGCTGTTCGCCGCCTATCTACCGACGACATGGGCCGGATATGTCTGGGACGACGACGACTACCTTACGGCGAATGAGAATCTGCGCAGCCTTCACGGTCTGAAGCGAATCTGGACGGAGCCCGCCTCCTCGGCTCAATACTACCCCCTGGTCTTTACCAGCTTTTGGCTGGAGTATCGTTTCTGGGGCCTCAACGCCACGGGCTATCACGTCGTCAATGTCGTCCTTCACGGATTTGCCGCGTGGCTGCTGTGGCGGATTCTCCTCCGGCTCAAGGTGCCGCTTGCCGGGTGGGCGGCCGCGATCTTTGCGCTGCACCCCGTGCATGTCGAATCCGTTGCGTGGATTACGGAGCGGAAGAATGTCCTTTCGGGCGTTTTCTACCTGGCGGCGCTCGGCTGTTATCTTCGCTTTGCGCTGACGGACGCCGGCGGCGGGACGGGGCGCGCCCGCTGGTATGCGCTGGCCATTGTTCTTTTTTGCGGGGCCCTTTTGAGCAAGTCCGTGACCGCGACGTTGCCGGTGGTCTTGATCCTGCTGATCTGGTGGAAGCGCGGTCGAATCGGGAGGCGCGACCTCGCTGCGACGCTGCCGTTGTTTGCGCTGGGCGCGGCCGCGGGGCTCGTCACGATCTGGATGGAACGGCACCACGTCGGGACCAAGTACATCGATTGGGACCTTTCGCTGGCCGATCGTTTTCTGGTGGCCGGGCGGGCGGTGTGGTTCTACCTCGGCAAGCTGGCCTGGCCGGCCGAGTTGATGTTCATGTATCCGCGCTGGCTGATTCCCGGCGCGCCGAATTGGCATTTCATCGCGCCGGCCGGAGTGGTTGCCCTCGGCGGAGCGGCGTGGGTCCTGCGTCATCGCATCGGAAAGGGGCCGCTGCTCGCGCTGGCCTTTTTTGTCGTCACGCTCCTGCCCGCGCTGGGGTTCATCGACGTCTATCCCATGCGTTTTTCGTTTGTGGCCGACCATTTTCAGTACCTGGCGAGCATCGGGCCGATCGTACTGGCCGCCAGCGCTGCGTCCGGGCTGCACTTTGGCTCGGCGCGATTTGCGAAACTGGCGGGCGGCGGCGTGCTGGTCATCCTGGCGGCGCTGACGTTTCAACACGCGCTGGTCTTCTTCGACGAGCCGACGCTCTGGGCGGATACCATCCGCAAGAACCCGCGGGCCTGGGGCGCACACGTCAATCTGGGCGTCGTATGGGAACGACAGGGGCGGTATGCCGAGGCGCTCGAACACTTCGAGAAGGCCGACGCGCTGTCGCCGAATCAGCCGGTGATCCTGACCAATCTGGGAGCCGTGCTCTTCCGGCTTGGGCGGACGGACGAGGCCCTTTCGCGCTATCACGCGGCGATCGCGCAGCGGCCGGATTTCTGGTTCGCGCATTACAGCCTCGGCACGGTCCAGCGCGCGATGAATCGGAAGGAAGAGGCGGCGGCGAGCTTTCGCCGTGCTTTGGATTTGAAGCCGAATTCGGCGCAGGCGGCGTACGATCTCGGGGCGCTGGCCGAGGAGGCGGGCCGAATCGAGGAGGCGATCGGCTATTTTGAGCGGTCGCTGGCGATCGAGGCCGATCTGTCGTGGGCGCATTATCACCTGGCGGTTTTGTACGAGCGGCGCGGGGAGCGGGCGAAGGCGGCCGATCATGTCAGGCGGTTCCTTGAAGCCCAGCCCGGGCACGCGGAGGCGCGGGCGCTGCTGGGACGATTGGAAGTGGCGCGTTGA
- a CDS encoding DPP IV N-terminal domain-containing protein, whose amino-acid sequence MLRHSNGAWSLWMVSACLVSLGCQSPVRTLPPIDPSFLQDYAETWGFSAGQPTAIEVTPKGDAVLFLRSGPRDITRNLYEFNTANGEVRGLLRAEDLLQGSQEKLSVEEKARRERQRVIGKGLTWYQLSEDGERILTGLSGRLYVGSRADGQWTALPENPAGPAMDARFSPDGRFVACIRGYDLYVIDLTTQQERALTTGGTQDLSHGLAEFVAQEEMDRHSGYWWSGDSQWLAYEESDQREVETLHIADARNPDAAPQSWRYPRAGRTNAKVRLGIISVTGGETRWIDWDRERYPYMATVRWGKDAPLTIYVQTRDQREGVLYLVDHLTGTLSELVRETDAAWLNIDSDMPRWLAKGQEFLWTTERSGDWEVELRNRAGERLRNFKVADAPLQGVAAVDTARREFIVQASGNPTQSHLYRMSVDTGEVAALTQEPGSHTGNFARDGSIWVNSVSTPDGNVRQLVRGRDSLVRGELPSVAETPPFAPRVEWTTAGANGRRYYAAIVRPQRFDRSRKYPVIVYVYGGPHANVVTAGSRAYLRQQWIADQGFIVVAIDGRGTPRRGRAWERATAWNLIDAPVEDQAAALAALGKTYSEMDLSRVGIYGWSFGGYFSTMAVLRRPDVFHAAAAGAPVIDWADYDTHYTERYMGLPSENADGYRTCNALTYADQLQRPLLLIHGTTDDNVYFMHTLKMAEALFRAGRPYELLVLPGFTHMVPEPEVTMRLYERIVRHFRKYLVEQSPPKLAQLSDTN is encoded by the coding sequence TTGTTGCGTCATTCGAACGGGGCATGGTCCCTATGGATGGTTTCGGCCTGTCTGGTCAGCCTGGGTTGCCAGTCCCCGGTTCGAACGCTGCCCCCCATTGATCCATCGTTTCTTCAAGATTATGCCGAGACGTGGGGGTTTTCGGCGGGCCAGCCGACCGCGATCGAGGTGACTCCAAAGGGGGACGCCGTCCTCTTCCTGAGGAGCGGTCCTCGCGATATCACGCGGAACCTGTACGAGTTCAATACGGCAAACGGCGAGGTGCGGGGGCTGCTTCGGGCCGAGGATCTGCTTCAGGGTTCGCAGGAGAAGCTGAGCGTCGAGGAAAAGGCGCGGCGCGAGCGGCAGCGCGTCATCGGCAAGGGGCTGACGTGGTATCAACTGTCGGAGGATGGCGAGCGGATCCTGACGGGCCTGAGCGGGCGGCTTTATGTGGGCAGTCGCGCGGACGGGCAGTGGACCGCGCTGCCGGAGAATCCGGCGGGGCCGGCGATGGACGCCCGGTTCTCGCCCGATGGTCGTTTTGTCGCCTGTATCCGGGGCTATGACCTTTACGTCATCGACCTGACTACCCAACAAGAGCGAGCCCTGACGACGGGCGGGACGCAGGACCTGTCGCACGGCCTGGCCGAGTTTGTGGCCCAGGAAGAGATGGATCGGCATTCGGGCTATTGGTGGAGCGGGGATTCGCAATGGCTGGCGTATGAAGAGTCCGATCAGCGCGAGGTGGAGACGCTGCACATTGCCGACGCCCGCAATCCGGATGCCGCGCCACAGTCCTGGCGGTATCCGCGGGCAGGTCGAACGAACGCCAAGGTAAGGTTGGGGATCATCTCCGTGACCGGCGGGGAAACGCGGTGGATCGACTGGGACCGCGAGCGCTATCCGTACATGGCCACGGTGCGGTGGGGCAAGGATGCGCCGCTGACGATCTACGTGCAGACGCGGGATCAGCGCGAGGGCGTTCTGTATCTGGTCGATCACCTGACGGGCACGCTGAGCGAGTTGGTCCGCGAAACGGATGCGGCGTGGCTGAACATCGATTCCGACATGCCCCGCTGGCTGGCAAAGGGGCAGGAGTTTCTCTGGACGACGGAGCGCTCCGGCGATTGGGAAGTGGAGTTGCGCAATCGAGCCGGGGAGCGTCTGCGGAATTTCAAAGTGGCCGATGCTCCGCTTCAGGGCGTGGCCGCGGTCGATACGGCACGGCGCGAGTTCATCGTGCAAGCCAGCGGGAATCCAACGCAATCGCACCTCTACCGAATGTCCGTCGATACCGGCGAGGTGGCGGCATTGACCCAGGAGCCGGGCAGCCATACCGGCAATTTCGCCAGGGACGGGAGCATTTGGGTGAACAGCGTTTCGACGCCGGATGGGAACGTGCGGCAACTGGTGCGCGGGCGGGATTCTCTGGTTCGCGGAGAACTGCCTTCGGTCGCCGAGACGCCTCCGTTCGCGCCGCGGGTGGAATGGACCACGGCCGGCGCGAACGGCCGACGGTATTACGCGGCGATCGTTCGACCGCAGAGATTCGATCGTTCGCGCAAATATCCGGTGATCGTCTATGTTTATGGCGGGCCCCATGCAAACGTCGTGACAGCCGGGAGCCGGGCGTATTTGCGCCAGCAGTGGATCGCGGACCAGGGGTTCATCGTGGTGGCCATCGATGGGCGCGGGACGCCGCGACGAGGGCGGGCGTGGGAGCGGGCGACGGCGTGGAATCTGATTGACGCGCCGGTCGAGGACCAGGCGGCGGCGCTGGCAGCTCTGGGGAAGACTTACAGCGAGATGGATCTGTCGCGCGTGGGGATTTATGGATGGTCCTTCGGCGGGTATTTCTCGACGATGGCGGTGCTGCGCCGGCCCGATGTTTTTCACGCCGCCGCGGCCGGGGCGCCGGTCATCGACTGGGCGGACTACGACACGCATTACACGGAACGCTATATGGGCCTTCCGAGTGAGAACGCGGACGGCTATCGCACGTGCAACGCGCTGACCTACGCCGATCAATTGCAGCGGCCGCTGCTGCTCATTCACGGAACGACGGACGACAACGTGTATTTCATGCATACGCTGAAGATGGCGGAGGCGCTGTTTCGTGCGGGGCGGCCGTATGAACTGCTCGTGCTGCCGGGTTTCACGCACATGGTGCCGGAGCCGGAAGTCACGATGCGGCTCTACGAGCGGATCGTGCGGCACTTTAGGAAATACCTTGTCGAACAATCGCCCCCCAAGCTTGCCCAGCTCTCCGATACGAACTAA